The Streptomyces sp. GSL17-111 region CTCCCGGCCCTGCGTGCGCACGGCGTTCATCCTCTACGAGGCGATCCTGCGCCGGATCGAGGCCGCCGACTGCGCCGTCATCGACCACCGGGCGATCGTGCCGCGCCGGCACCGCGCCGGGATCGCCCTGGGCGGCCTGGCCTCGATCGTCGCCGGGCGGGTCCGCGGTTCCCTCGCCCCGGCCGGCCGGGCGGGTGCGGAGGAAGGAGTTCCGGCGTGAGGCGCACGCTGTCCTGGCGCAGTCCGCTGCGGCTGCTGCCCGCCCCGCCGTGGAGCGCCCAGGAGCCCACCTGGCGGGCCGCGAAGCCGCAGCTCATCGCCGACGCGCTGAAACGGGCGGAGGCGCGTCCGGCGGGCAACTGGTACGTCCTGGCGGCCAGCCGCGAGGTGGTGCCGGGCCGGCCGCACGGACGCACGGTGGCCGGGCGGGAGATCGTGCTCTGGCGCGCGGATTCCGGGGAGCTCACCGCGGGGCCGGGCGCCTGCCCCCACCTGGGGGCACCCCTGTGCCAGGGGGCGGTGACGGAGGGACGGCTGGTGTGCCACTGGCACGGCCTCGGACTCACCGCGCGGGGCGGGCCGGGCTGGGAACCCTTCCCGGTGCACGACGACGGCGTGCTCGCCTGGGTGCGGCTGGACGACGTGGGCGGGGAGCCGCCGCTCCCCGCGCCCCGGGTGCCGCCTCGGCCCCGGCGCGCCGCGTCGGTGGACGCGGTCACGACCGTGGTGGGTTCCTGCGAGCCGGAGGACGTCATCGCCAACCGGCTGGACCCTTGGCACGGCGCGTGGTTCCACCCGTACGCCTTCACCCACCTGTCCGTCGTCGAGGAGCCGCGCCCCGAGGACGGTGACCGGTTCGTGGTGGAGGTCGCCTACCGGCTCGGAACGCGGGCGGCCGTGCCCGTCCGGGCGGTCTTCACCGCGCCGGAACCGCGCACGGTGGTGATGCACATCGTCGAGGGGGAGGGCGCGGGCTCGGTGGTCGAGACGCACGCCACGCCCCTGACGGCGCCCGGGGCGGCCGAGCCGCGCACCGCCGTCGTCGAGGCCGTGCTCGCCACCTCACGGCGTCCCGGGTTCGCGGCCGTCCGGGCCGCCGCGCCCCTGCTGCGGCCACTGATGCGCCGGGCGGCGGCCCGGCTGTGGCGCGACGACCTGGCGTACGCCGAACGACGCCGGGAGCTGCGCGGTCAGGGCCGGTTCCCGGGGGCGACGTGAGCGGCGTCGTCCCCGCCGTCCCCGCCCTCCCCCGGCCGCCGGGCCAGGACGGTGTGGACGATGCCGTGCTGCCAGCCCAGGACGGGTGCCGCCCGCACCTGCTCGTACCCGGCGGCGTACAGCCGGGCGACGAGCCGGGGCACCGTGTCGAAGTCCAGGACGCTGCGCCGCAGATGGTGGTAGAGGTCCGCGCCGCCGGGCCCGAGTGCCCCGGCCGGAATGATCACCGCCCGGCACACCGCTTCCCACAGCAGCCGGTGCCGCCGCGCGCCGGAGAGGCAGTAGTCGTGGACGGCCAGTCGTCCGCCCGGGCGCAGCAGGGTGCGGACGGCGTCCAGGACGGGCGCGGGGGCGCTGAGGTTGCGCACGAGGTAGGCCGCGAACACCGCGTCGAAGGGGCCGGTGACCCCGGCGGATGCCAGCCGTTCGGCGGGGGCGTGGACGAACCGCACGTGCGGCGGCCAGCGTTTGTCCGCCGCGCGGCGGAGCATCCCCGGCGAGGCGTCGACCGCGACGATCTCGGCCAGGGGGGCCGTGTCGAGCAGAGCACGGGTGGAGGCACCGGTACCGCAGCCGAGGTCGAGCACCCGCAGACCGCGCCCCCCGTCCGGCAGCCGCAGCCTCCGGGCCGAGCGGCGCAGTTGGGTGTGGTACCCGGGGCTGGCGCCGACGAAGCGGTCGTAGGCGCCGGACGCCCGGTCGAAGGCCGTGGCGAGCTCGCCGTCGCGGAGCAGGGTCACGGAGGGCACCTTTCGTTCGGACGGCGGAGCCGCCGGTGTGCGGCTCCGGCCTCGCCGGTACCCCGTCCGGGCGGTTTCTCCCCCGGCCATCGGAGTGGTGGCCCGCACGGTCCCCGCCGGGGGCGCGCGTGAGGGGCCTCGACGTGGACGCCGTGGTGGTCGGTGGCGGCGCCGCCGGGCTGTCGCTGGCCCGGCACCTGACGGCCGAGCCCGGCGCCGCGCCGACGGTCGCGGTCGTCGAGCCGCCGTCGGGGCCGGTCAGCAGTCCGCCGCGCACCTGGTGCTTCTGGGAGTACGGCGACGGCGGGCTGGAGGAGTTCGTCCACCGCTCCTGGGGCCGGCTCCTCGTACGGGGGGCCGACGGCCGCGCGGTGACCGGTGACGGGTGGGACGGCGTCCGGTACAAGATGATCCGTTCGGCCGACTTCCTGCCCGCCGTCACGGCGGAACTGGCCGCCGACCGGCGGGTGCACCTGGTGACCGCGACCGTCACCGGCGTGCACGACGGCCCGGACGGAGCCCGGGTCACCGGCGTGGACGCGGCCGGGCGGGCGGTCGGCCTGCGGGGACGGTGGGTCTTCGACTCCCGGCCGCCCCGCCGCCTGCCGCCCTCCCGCACGACGCTGTTCCAGCACTTCCGCGGCTGGTTCGTCCGCACCGGGACCGACCGGTTCGACCCGGGCGTCGCGGAGCTGATGGACTTCCGCACCCCGCAGCCGCCCGGCGGGCTGTCCTTCGTCTACGTGCTCCCGCTCGGGCCCCGCGACGCGCTGGTGGAGTACACCGAGTTCGGCCCGGCGCCGCTGGACGACGCGGGGTACCGGGAGGCGCTGGACCACTACACGCGCCGCGTCCGGCCGCTCGGGCCCTTCACGGTCACCGGCACCGAGCAGGGCGTCATCCCCATGACGGACGGCCACTTCCCCCGTCGGCCGGGCGACTCGGTCCTCACCCTCGGTGCCGCGAGCGGAGCGACGCGCCCGGCCACGGGATACACCTTCGCCGCCATCCAGCGTCAGGCCGCCGCCGTCGCCGCCGCGCTGCGGGCGGGGCGCACGCCCGTGCCGCCGCGCCCGCACACGCGCCGCCACCTGGCCATGGACGCCGCCTGGCTGCGCGCTTTGGCCACCGGCCGCATCGACGGTGCCGCCTTCTTCACCCGGCTCTTCGCGGACAACCCGCCGCACCGCGTCCTGGACTTCCTCGACGGCACGTCCGGGCCGGTCGGGGACGTCGCCCTCGGGCTGCGCTGCCCGGTCGGGCCGATGGCCCGCTCCCTGGCCGAACTGCCGTTCCTGCCCCGCCGGACTCCGCCCCTCCCCCGTCCCCGGCCCCTGCGAAAGGCTTCCCGATGACCCGTGCTCCCGGCCGTCCCCGGCTGGCCCGTGACCGGCGCGCCGTCCACCGGCCCGCGCCGCCCGGCGCGCCCCGCCCGCGCGGGCCGGTACGGGCCGCCGTCGTGGGCGGCGGCATCGCCGGGCTGACCGCCGCCGTCGCCCTGGCCGAACGCGGCGTGCGGGTGGAGCTGCTGGAACGCGAACCGGTGCTCGGCGGGCGGGTCGGCGGCTGGGGCACCACGCTGGCCGACGGCACGGACGTCACCATGAGCCGCGGCTTCCACGCGTTCTTCCGCCAGTACTACAACCTGCGCAACCTGTTGCGCCGCGCCGACCCCGCGTTGTCGATGCTGACCCCGCTGCCGGACTACCCGCTGCAGCACGCGGACGGCGCCCGGGACCACTTCGCACACATCCCGCGCACCCCGCCGTGGAGCGTGCTCGCCTTCGCCGCCACCAGCCCCACCTTCACCGCCGCCGGGCTGGCCGGGCTGAACCCGCGTGCCGCGCTGCCGCTGCTCGACGTGCACCCCACGGACGTCTACCGCCGGCTGGACGGGCAGAGCGCGGCGGAGTTCCTCGACGCCGTGCGCTTCCCCGCACCCGCCCGGCACCTGGCCTTCGAGGTCTTCTCCCGGAGCTTCTTCGCCGATCCACAGGAGCTGTCGGCCGCCGAACTGGCCCTGATGTTCCACATCTACTTCCTGGGCTCCGCCGAGGGGCTGCTCTTCGACGTGCCCGCCGAGCCCTTCCCGACTGCTCTGTGGGACCCGCTCGCCGCGCATCTGGACCGGCTCGGGGCCCGCGTCCGCACGCGTCGCCGGGTGGAACGGGTGGCGCCGCGTGACGACGGCGGGTTCGAGCTGACCGTCACCGGTCCGGCGACCGAGCTGGTCACCGAACGGTACGACGCCGTGGTGCTGGCCCTGGACACCGGCGGCCTGCGGACGCTCACCGCCACCTCGCCCGACCTGGGGACGCCCGGCTGGCGCAAGCGCGTGGAGAACCTGCGCCAGGCGCCCCCGTTCTGCGTCTCCCGCTACTGGTTCGACCGGCCCGTGGCGGACGGGCGCCCCGGCTTCCTGGGCACCAGCGGGTTCGGGCCGCTGGACAACGTGAGCGTGCTGGACCGCTACGAGGGCGAGGCGGCGCGCTGGGCACGGCGCACCGGCGGCAGCGTCGTGGAGCTGCACGGCTACGCCGTCGATCCGGCCGCCGACCGCACCGGGGTGCAGGAGCGGCTGCGCCGTGAGCTGGCCCGCGTCTATCCGGAGACCGCGGGCGCGGTCGCGGTCGACGAACGGCACGCGTGGCGGCAGGACTGCCCGCTGTTCGCCCCCGGCGGCTACGAGGACCGTCCCGGCGTGCGCACGCCGCACCCCCGGCTCGTGCTGGCCGGGGACCTGGTGCGCACCGGCGCCCCGGTCGCCCTCATGGAACGCGCCGCCACCACCGGCTTCGAGGCCGCCAACGCCCTGCTGGCCACCTGGCGCGTGCGGGGACACCCGCTGCTGACCGTCCCCCGCGCGGGGCGCTCGGTCCTCCTGCGCTCCCTCGCCCGCGCCCTCTCCCCCGCCAGCGCGCGGCACTCCGCCTCCGACCCACCACGACCCTGACCCACCGGCCCCTGCCGTCACCCGGCTCACGCGCGTTCGGAAGGAACCCGCCATGACGCATCCCCCCACGCCCCGCTACACCGTTCCCGGCCTCACGAACGAGGCGGGGCAGCGGGTCATCGAGCTGCTGCGCGGGCGTCTGCACGCGCTCAACGACCTGGCCCTCACGCTCAAGCACGTCCACTGGAACGTCGTCGGCCCCCACTTCATCGCCGTCCACGAGATGCTCGACCCGCAGGTCGAGGCCGTGCGGGAGATGACGGACAGCACCGCCGAACGCATCGCCACCCTCGGCGGCTCGCCCCCCGGAACGCCCGGCGTCCTGGTGGCCGAGCGCGCGTGGGACGACTACGCCGTCGGACGGGCCGGAGCCATCGAGCACCTCGGGGCCCTCGACCTCGTCTACACGGGCCTCATCGAGGACCACCGCCACGCCATGGCCACGACGGACGACCTCGACCTCGTCACCCAGGACATGCTGATCGAGCATCTGCGCCAGCTGGAGCTGTTCCAGTGGTTCGTCCGCGCCCACCTGGAGAGCGCGGGCGGGTCGCTGAGCACGGCGGGTGCCGCCACCGAGGGCCAGGCCGCCACCCAGGCCGCCGACCGGGCACGCGACGAGCCCTGAGGCCCGGCGCGGTGGCATCACTTTCGGCGTGCGGCGTCCGGCGTCCGGCGTCCGGCTCCGAATCGATGCGCAAGCGGTGCGGCTTGCGCTCCGGCGGCGGGTGCGGGGACGGTGGCGGCAGTTGACGCGGGAACGCCGCCACCGCCGCGCGGGCCCGCCGTCCGAGGCCGGGCACCTAGGAGGGCACTGTGCGCATCGCGATCACCGGTTCCAGCGGACTCATCGGCTCCGCGCTGCTGCGTTCGCTGCGGGCCGACGGCCACGAGGTCGTCCGGCTCGTGCGGCAGCGGCCGACCGCACCGGACGAGGCCCGGTGGGACCCGTCCGGTGGCCGGGTCGACCCCGCCGCGCTCGACGGCCTCGACGGGCTGGTGCACCTGGCCGGCGCGGGGATCGGCGACCGCCGGTGGACGGCCGCGTACAAGCGCCGGATCAGGGACAGCCGGGTCCGGGGGACGACCACCCTCGCCGAGGCGGTGGCCGCCCTCCCCACGCCTCCCCGCGTGCTGGTGTGCGCCAGCGGGATCAGCTACTACGGGGACACCGGGGACCGTCCGGTGGACGAGGAGGCCCCCGGTGGTTCGGGCTTCCTGGCCGACGTCTGCCGGGAGTGGGAGGCGGCTGCCGCGCCCGCGCGCAAGGCCGGGGTGCGCACGGTCTTCGCGCGCACCGGCATGGTGGTCTCGGGGGACGGCGGCGCCTGGGGGCAGCGGCTGATGCCGCTCTTCCGGGCCGGGCTGGGCGGCCGGGTCGGGAACGGTCGGCAGTACTGGAGCTTCATCTCCCTGCGCGACCACGTCGCGGCCCTGCGTCGGCTGCTGGCGGACGACCGGTTCGACGGGCCCGTCAACGTCACCGGCCCCCGGCCCGTCACCAACGCCGAGCTCACCGCCGTGATGGGACGGGTGCTGCGCCGCCCGGCCGTGTTCACCGCGCCCGCCCCCGCACTGCGGCTGGCCCTCGGGGACTTCGCGGACGAGCTGCTCGCCAGCACCCGGGTCGTGCCGGCCCGACTGCTGGACGCCGGGTTCACCTTCGCCCACCCCGGCATCGAGGACGCCGTGCGCGCCGCCGCCGCGCGCCGGTGACGGGGTGACGCGGGCGCCCGGGCGCCCGTGGGACCGGGCGGCGCCCGGAGGCGGTCGGCTCGGGGCTCAGTTCGGCGCGGCCGTCTCCACGGTGGACACGGCGGCGGCCACCGGGCACGACCGCATCGCCTCGCGCACGACGCGCTCGCGGGTGTCCTCGTCCACCCCCGGCAGGTCGACGGCGATCCGCGTGCTGAACGAGAAGCGCATCGCGCCGTCGTGCCGGAGCGAGACCTCCGCCGTGACGCTGCTGCCGCCGAGGTCCGCGCCCATCTCGCTGCCGACGACGCCGAGCGTCTGGTGCAGGCAGGTCGCCACCGCGGCGGCGTAGAGCTGCTCCGGGTTCCAGGCGGCCCCGTCCCCGCTGTTCAGCGCCGGAGGTGCGCTCACGGGCAGGGTCCGCCCGTCGGCGTCGATCCGCACCAGGTCTCCCGCGGAGGCCACGGATGCGGTGTACAGCGTGCTCTCGGAGGACGTCGACATGGTCCGGCTCTCTCCCGTCAGCCACCGTCCGGTGGGGTTGGCGCAGGCCCTCACACCTACCGTGCCGCCGCCGCGCGCAAACCCCCGCGCGTCGCGGCGGGTCACCGGCCGCGACACGTGACACTGACCGGTGACCACAGGAGCGGAGGGACCCACGTGCACACGGACGAGCAGGACGAGCAGGACGACGCGGACGGACCGGACGAGCCGGCCTTCCACTGGCTGTTCGGGGACCAGCTGGGACCGCACTTCCTGCGCCCCGGCGCCACCGTCGTCATGATCGAGTCCCGGGCGGTGTTCCGGCGGCGCCGGTTCCACCGGGCCAAGGCCCATCTGCTGCTGTCCGCGATGCGCCACCGCGCGGCGGAGCTCGGCGACCGGGTGCGGTACGTCCGGGCCGACACCTACCGCGAGGGGCTGGACCGGGCCGTGGGCGACGCGCCGGTGACGGTGCACCACCCCACGTCGCACGCCGCGCTGCGGTTCGTGCGGTCGCTGCCGGGCGTCCGGGTGCTGCCGGCGCGGGGGTTCCTCGTTCCCTTCGAGGAGTTCGGCCGGTGGGTCGGTTCCACCGGCGCGGGACGGCTGCGCATGGAGGACTTCTACCGCACCGTCCGGCGTACGCACGAGCTGCTGATGGAGGGGGACCGGCCCGTCGGCGGGCGCTGGAACCTGGACGCCGACAACCGCGAGGGCCCGCCCAGGGGCGCGGAGGTCCTTCCGGTGCCCGCACCGTACCGGCCGCGTGAGGACGCCATCGACGCGGAGGTCCGCGAGGACCTGGACCGCTGGGAGCGGGAGGGGCTGGTCTCCTTCGTGGGCCGGGACGCCCCGCGCCTGTTCCCGGCCGACCGGGCCGAGGCGCGCCGCGCCCTGCGCGCGTTCGTCGAGCGACGGCTGCCGACGTTCGGGCGCTGGGAGGACGCGATGCTCGGCGAGGACTGGGCGATGAGCCACAGCCTGCTCTCCGCCCCCATGAACCTCGGGCTGCTGGACCCGGCCGAGTGCGTCGAGGCGGCAGAAGGGGCCTACCGCGCGGGCCGTGCCCCGCTCAACTCGGTCGAGGGCTACGTGCGGCAGGTCGCCGGGTGGCGCGAGTACATGTGGCACCTGTACTGGCACTTCGGCCCCGACTACCGGCGGCACAACGCGCTCGGCCACCACGGCCGGCTGCCGGAGTGGTTCACCTCGCTGGACGCCGAGGCCGTCGAGGCGCGCTGCCTGTCGACGGCCCTGGCGCAGGTGCGCGACCGGGGCTGGGTGCACCACATCCCCCGGCTGATGGTCCTCGGCAACCACGCGTTGCAGCGCGGCTGGGATCCCGCAGCGGTCACGGACTGGTTCCACCGGTGCTTCGTGGACGGCTACGACTGGGTCATGCTGCCCAACGTCATCGGGATGTCCCAGTACGCCGACGGCGGCCGCATCACCACGAAGCCGTACGCGTCCGGGGGCGCCTACATCAACAGGATGAGCGACCTGTGCGGGCCGTGCGTCCACCGGCCGGGCGACCGCACCGGGGAGCGTGCGTGCCCCTACACGGCCGGGTACTGGGAGTTCGTGCACCGGCACCGCGAGCGGCTGGCCCGCAACCACCGGACGGTGCGCGCGGTGCGCCAGCTGGAACGGCTGCCGGACCTGGAGGACGTGCTGCGTGCCGCCCGGGAACGCGGCCCGGACGACGCGCCCTGAGCGGTTCGCGCCTGAGCGACCCACACGTGAGCGGCCTCACTCCCCCGCGTCGTCCGCCAGGGGGTCGTGGCCCCAGTTCATCAGGGAGTGCCGCCAGGGCGAGGCGCGCACGTCGCCCCGGGGACGCTGGACGGCATGGCGGTGGACGTAGCCGACGACCTTGCGCATGTGGGCGAGGTCGTCCTCGGTGAGGTCGGACCGCTTGGTGCGCTTCAGCTCGACGATGCGCCGCCCGGAGGCGTGGCCGACGCTCTCGCCGCCGCCGGAGGGCCGCTGTCCCACCTCCCGCGAGGCGTCGGTGGCGAGCCAGCGCTCCAGTTCGGCGGGGGTCATGTTGACCGCCCGGCCGAACGCGTCGATCACCTCGTCACGGTCCGCTCCCGCCATCGTCACGACCCGCCCTTCTTGCGCAGGGCGCGCGGCCGGTGCACGGCACGGCGTCCGGAGCGCTCACTCTCCGCCTCGTACTGGGGCTCCTCGGGGGAGGCGTCCACCGTGCGGCCCGCCGCACGGGTGCGCTTGGTGATCTTCTTCCGAACGGTCCCCGGCACCTGTGTGCCGTGGCTCGGCCAGCTCACCCGGTCGCCCTTCCTGAGCTTCTTGCCCTTGGCCATGGATGCGGCCTCCCTCCGGATCAGTGGGTGGACCAAAGCTGTGGTTTCCTCCTCAACCGGCACAAAACACGACGCGACAGGGGGCGGTCGCAGGTGGCACCGAATGAACGATCAAAATGATGGCCGGTTAACATGTGAGCACCGCCTAGCTCGAAAGATGGATCTGTGACTGTCACCGTGGACTCGTTCACCAACTGGAAGCACCGCGAAGAGATCGCGGAATCGATGATTCCGATCATCGGGAGGCTGCACCGGGAGCGGGACGTCACGATCCTGCTGCACAGCCGTTCCCTGGTGAACAAGTCCGTCGTGAGCATCCTCAAGACCCACCGCTTCGCCCGGCAGATCGCGGGCGAGGAGTTGTCGGTCACCGAGACGCTGCCCTTCCTCCAAACGCTGGCCACCCTCGACCTCGGCCCGTCCCAGATCGACATCGGCATGCTGGCCGCCCTGTACAAGAACGACGACCGGGGGCTGTCGGTCGAGGAGTTCACCACCGAGGCCGTCGCGGGCGCCACGGGCGAGGGCAAGATCGAGCGTCCCGAACCGCGCGACGTCGTCCTCTACG contains the following coding sequences:
- a CDS encoding DUF5914 domain-containing protein; the encoded protein is MRRTLSWRSPLRLLPAPPWSAQEPTWRAAKPQLIADALKRAEARPAGNWYVLAASREVVPGRPHGRTVAGREIVLWRADSGELTAGPGACPHLGAPLCQGAVTEGRLVCHWHGLGLTARGGPGWEPFPVHDDGVLAWVRLDDVGGEPPLPAPRVPPRPRRAASVDAVTTVVGSCEPEDVIANRLDPWHGAWFHPYAFTHLSVVEEPRPEDGDRFVVEVAYRLGTRAAVPVRAVFTAPEPRTVVMHIVEGEGAGSVVETHATPLTAPGAAEPRTAVVEAVLATSRRPGFAAVRAAAPLLRPLMRRAAARLWRDDLAYAERRRELRGQGRFPGAT
- a CDS encoding class I SAM-dependent methyltransferase — translated: MTLLRDGELATAFDRASGAYDRFVGASPGYHTQLRRSARRLRLPDGGRGLRVLDLGCGTGASTRALLDTAPLAEIVAVDASPGMLRRAADKRWPPHVRFVHAPAERLASAGVTGPFDAVFAAYLVRNLSAPAPVLDAVRTLLRPGGRLAVHDYCLSGARRHRLLWEAVCRAVIIPAGALGPGGADLYHHLRRSVLDFDTVPRLVARLYAAGYEQVRAAPVLGWQHGIVHTVLARRPGEGGDGGDDAAHVAPGNRP
- a CDS encoding lycopene cyclase family protein: MDAVVVGGGAAGLSLARHLTAEPGAAPTVAVVEPPSGPVSSPPRTWCFWEYGDGGLEEFVHRSWGRLLVRGADGRAVTGDGWDGVRYKMIRSADFLPAVTAELAADRRVHLVTATVTGVHDGPDGARVTGVDAAGRAVGLRGRWVFDSRPPRRLPPSRTTLFQHFRGWFVRTGTDRFDPGVAELMDFRTPQPPGGLSFVYVLPLGPRDALVEYTEFGPAPLDDAGYREALDHYTRRVRPLGPFTVTGTEQGVIPMTDGHFPRRPGDSVLTLGAASGATRPATGYTFAAIQRQAAAVAAALRAGRTPVPPRPHTRRHLAMDAAWLRALATGRIDGAAFFTRLFADNPPHRVLDFLDGTSGPVGDVALGLRCPVGPMARSLAELPFLPRRTPPLPRPRPLRKASR
- a CDS encoding NAD(P)/FAD-dependent oxidoreductase, whose amino-acid sequence is MTRAPGRPRLARDRRAVHRPAPPGAPRPRGPVRAAVVGGGIAGLTAAVALAERGVRVELLEREPVLGGRVGGWGTTLADGTDVTMSRGFHAFFRQYYNLRNLLRRADPALSMLTPLPDYPLQHADGARDHFAHIPRTPPWSVLAFAATSPTFTAAGLAGLNPRAALPLLDVHPTDVYRRLDGQSAAEFLDAVRFPAPARHLAFEVFSRSFFADPQELSAAELALMFHIYFLGSAEGLLFDVPAEPFPTALWDPLAAHLDRLGARVRTRRRVERVAPRDDGGFELTVTGPATELVTERYDAVVLALDTGGLRTLTATSPDLGTPGWRKRVENLRQAPPFCVSRYWFDRPVADGRPGFLGTSGFGPLDNVSVLDRYEGEAARWARRTGGSVVELHGYAVDPAADRTGVQERLRRELARVYPETAGAVAVDERHAWRQDCPLFAPGGYEDRPGVRTPHPRLVLAGDLVRTGAPVALMERAATTGFEAANALLATWRVRGHPLLTVPRAGRSVLLRSLARALSPASARHSASDPPRP
- a CDS encoding Dps family protein; this translates as MTHPPTPRYTVPGLTNEAGQRVIELLRGRLHALNDLALTLKHVHWNVVGPHFIAVHEMLDPQVEAVREMTDSTAERIATLGGSPPGTPGVLVAERAWDDYAVGRAGAIEHLGALDLVYTGLIEDHRHAMATTDDLDLVTQDMLIEHLRQLELFQWFVRAHLESAGGSLSTAGAATEGQAATQAADRARDEP
- a CDS encoding TIGR01777 family oxidoreductase codes for the protein MRIAITGSSGLIGSALLRSLRADGHEVVRLVRQRPTAPDEARWDPSGGRVDPAALDGLDGLVHLAGAGIGDRRWTAAYKRRIRDSRVRGTTTLAEAVAALPTPPRVLVCASGISYYGDTGDRPVDEEAPGGSGFLADVCREWEAAAAPARKAGVRTVFARTGMVVSGDGGAWGQRLMPLFRAGLGGRVGNGRQYWSFISLRDHVAALRRLLADDRFDGPVNVTGPRPVTNAELTAVMGRVLRRPAVFTAPAPALRLALGDFADELLASTRVVPARLLDAGFTFAHPGIEDAVRAAAARR
- a CDS encoding OsmC family protein, whose protein sequence is MSTSSESTLYTASVASAGDLVRIDADGRTLPVSAPPALNSGDGAAWNPEQLYAAAVATCLHQTLGVVGSEMGADLGGSSVTAEVSLRHDGAMRFSFSTRIAVDLPGVDEDTRERVVREAMRSCPVAAAVSTVETAAPN
- a CDS encoding cryptochrome/photolyase family protein; translated protein: MHTDEQDEQDDADGPDEPAFHWLFGDQLGPHFLRPGATVVMIESRAVFRRRRFHRAKAHLLLSAMRHRAAELGDRVRYVRADTYREGLDRAVGDAPVTVHHPTSHAALRFVRSLPGVRVLPARGFLVPFEEFGRWVGSTGAGRLRMEDFYRTVRRTHELLMEGDRPVGGRWNLDADNREGPPRGAEVLPVPAPYRPREDAIDAEVREDLDRWEREGLVSFVGRDAPRLFPADRAEARRALRAFVERRLPTFGRWEDAMLGEDWAMSHSLLSAPMNLGLLDPAECVEAAEGAYRAGRAPLNSVEGYVRQVAGWREYMWHLYWHFGPDYRRHNALGHHGRLPEWFTSLDAEAVEARCLSTALAQVRDRGWVHHIPRLMVLGNHALQRGWDPAAVTDWFHRCFVDGYDWVMLPNVIGMSQYADGGRITTKPYASGGAYINRMSDLCGPCVHRPGDRTGERACPYTAGYWEFVHRHRERLARNHRTVRAVRQLERLPDLEDVLRAARERGPDDAP
- a CDS encoding DUF3140 domain-containing protein — protein: MAGADRDEVIDAFGRAVNMTPAELERWLATDASREVGQRPSGGGESVGHASGRRIVELKRTKRSDLTEDDLAHMRKVVGYVHRHAVQRPRGDVRASPWRHSLMNWGHDPLADDAGE
- a CDS encoding hypervirulence associated TUDOR domain-containing protein translates to MAKGKKLRKGDRVSWPSHGTQVPGTVRKKITKRTRAAGRTVDASPEEPQYEAESERSGRRAVHRPRALRKKGGS